One window of the Vigna radiata var. radiata cultivar VC1973A chromosome 1, Vradiata_ver6, whole genome shotgun sequence genome contains the following:
- the LOC106768765 gene encoding chlorophyllase-1 — MMAEGALPAMETTQVFERGDIQWKQFKVDASSASSSSSSPPKPLLIFTPTVPGAYPVILFCHGFFVPNTFYSHLLTHIVSHGFILVAPQLFCKGLPMLEPSEVKFAGKVADWLAEGLQPLLPENVEANLEKLVVSGHSKGGKTAFCVALGYAKTKLKFSALVGIDPVAGTSKYCETNPHILKGVPGSFNLNMPVAVIGSELGPKKGNCCSPPCAPDGMNHKEFFKECKPPSAHFVVARYGHMDMLDDETAGVIGTLLSKCACKNGSGPRDLMRRTIGGLVVAFLRAQLNDHWKDFDAILGNPNIAPTQLDNMVYIPAS; from the exons ATGATGGCTGAAGGAGCTCTTCCAGCAATGGAAACCACACAAGTTTTTGAAAGAGGAGATATCCAATGGAAGCAATTCAAAGTTGATGCATCCagtgcttcttcttcttcctcctcacCTCCAAAACCATTGCTGATATTTACACCAACTGTGCCTGGTGCATACCCTGTAATATTATTCTGCCATGGCTTTTTCGTTCCCAATACCTTCTACTCTCACCTCCTTACTCACATTGTTTCACATGGATTCATACTCGTAGCTCCTCAGCTG TTTTGCAAAGGGTTGCCAATGCTTGAACCCAGTGAAGTAAAATTTGCAGGAAAAGTTGCAGATTGGCTAGCCGAGGGGCTTCAACCTTTGCTACCTGAGAATGTGGAAGCCAACTTGGAGAAATTGGTTGTATCAGGTCACAGTAAGGGTGGAAAGACAGCATTCTGTGTTGCACTTGGTTATGCAAAAACCAAGCTAAAATTTTCAGCACTGGTGGGCATAGACCCTGTGGCTGGAACATCTAAGTATTGTGAAACAAATCCTCATATTCTGAAGGGAGTGCCAGGATCCTTCAATTTGAACATGCCTGTTGCCGTGATTGGTTCCGAGCTGGGTCCAAAGAAAGGTAATTGTTGCAGTCCACCTTGTGCTCCTGATGGGATGAACCATAAGGAGTTTTTCAAGGAATGCAAACCTCCTTCTGCACATTTCGTGGTGGCAAGGTATGGTCACATGGACATGTTGGACGATGAAACAGCAGGAGTAATTGGGACATTATTGTCAAAATGTGCCTGCAAGAATGGATCAGGTCCTAGGGATTTGATGAGAAGAACCATTGGAGGCTTGGTTGTGGCATTCTTGAGGGCACAATTGAATGACCACTGGAAGGATTTTGATGCTATTTTAGGGAATCCTAACATTGCTCCAACTCAATTGGACAACATGGTATACATTCCAGCATCATAG
- the LOC106766780 gene encoding non-specific lipid-transfer protein 2 — MKTAHIALCTLVVLLVAEVQVSMAVTCSPVQLSSCVSAITSSTPPSKLCCSKIKEQKPCLCQYVKNPNLKKFVDSPNARKVASTCGTPFPRC; from the coding sequence ATGAAGACAGCACACATTGCTTTGTGCACTTTGGTGGTGCTGCTTGTGGCTGAAGTTCAAGTGTCAATGGCAGTAACATGCAGCCCAGTACAGCTGAGTTCATGTGTGAGTGCAATAACCTCTTCAACTCCTCCATCAAAACTATGCTGCTCCAAGATCAAGGAACAGAAACCATGCCTTTGCCAATACGTCAAGAACCCCAATCTGAAGAAGTTTGTTGACTCACCTAATGCAAGGAAAGTTGCTAGCACTTGTGGAACTCCCTTCCCAAGGTGCTAA
- the LOC111241407 gene encoding uncharacterized protein LOC111241407 produces the protein MATKSTKLTVRHSFSINYISTLTKELTQEQRSMISETPFRWFVEVSEKVKLARNILSELVVRWDDSNGCFLIXGKEIPMTENDFCLGLGLGSEGKDIKLKENXFRSSCVKYVGIDTKDLDLVYKCMMRKRKKKIPCSDFCSLYILVGISELLIPNRSGRVFQVLYEIVDNLSELGNYCWGSIVYRYLVSSLSKASEGLKKGKGXSNVYIDGCTYMLQVWLCEKLIPPKGEIQKSPRILHWMNVHLGDNIVKEALESGVVVDEFDVGGSKDCKDDEXTLESKADKSASAXKLLKRSLKHSVMQTLVRQQKLVAELKMKVVELDKEVAFEKSRRRGADEGGPSVAREDPCFSPGGISPEGIPSRAMSTDAPMTTDAAVFVRKGSRTRFKSRALRTPFTGSLRTKHV, from the exons ATGGCAACTAAATCTACTAAG TTGACGGTTAGGCACTCATTTTCTATTAACTACATATCAACTCTGACGAAGGAACTGACACAGGAGCAAAGGTCTATGATTAGTGAGACTCCTTTTCGTTGGTTCGTAGAGGTCAGTGAAAAAGTTAAGTTAGCTAGGAATATTTTGAGTGAATTAGTTGTGAGGTGGGATGACTCTAATGGTTGTTTTCTAATCGNAGGCAAAGAAATTCCAATGACAGAGAATGATTTTTGTTTAGGTCTAGGGTTGGGTTCTGAAGGTAAGGACATTAAACTGAAAGAAAATTTNTTTAGAAGTTCATGTGTTAAATATGTAGGGATAGACACAAAAGATTTAGACTTAGTTTACAAATGTATGATGAGGAAACGTAAGAAGAAAATTCCTTGTTCTGATTTTTGtagtctttatattttagttgggATATCGGAGTTATTAATTCCCAATCGCAGTGGAAGAGTGTTTCAAGTTTTgtatgaaattgttgataatttaagtGAGTTGGGTAATTATTGTTGGGGTAGTATAGTGTACCGTTACTTGGTAAGTAGTTTGTCCAAAGCTTCAGAAggattgaagaaaggaaaaggcaNAAGCAATGTTTACATTGATGGATGCACTTACATGCTACAG GTCTGGTTATGTGAGAAATTGATACCTCCAAAGGGTGAAATACAAAAATCTCCtagaattttgcattggatgaatGTACATTTGGGAGATAACATTGTCAAAGAAGCTTTGGAGAGTGGTGTG gTTGTTGATGAATTTGATGTTGGCGGAAGCAAAGATTGCAAAGATGACGAANCAACGTTGGAAAGTAAAGCTGATAAATCAGCATCNGCAAANAAGTTACTGAAGCGAAGCCTCAAACATAGTGTGATGCAGACGTTGGTTCGTCAGCAAAAACTTGTCGCAGAGCTTAAAATGAAGGTTGTTGAGTTGGACAAAGAGGTTGCGTTTGAAAAGTCTAGACGAAGAGGAGCGGATGAAGGTGGACCGAGTGTGGCACGTGAAGATCCTTGCTTCTCCCCGGGAGGCATTTCCCCGGAAGGCATTCCGTCTAGAGCCATGTCCACTGATGCACCTATGACGACTGATGCAGCTGTTTTTGTCAGGAAGGGTTCACGAACAAGGTTCAAGAGCAGAGCTCTTAGAACTCCATTTACTGGAAGTTTAAGAACAAAACATGTGTGA